The genomic window TCAGATCAATCGTAAAATGTGGACTTTCCTACTTTTATGATTAAACTGTCATTACAGGGACACATGCTTCtttatgataaaattgtcATTACATACTGCATTATCctggtgttttttttttgtttccttcccTTAAACTATGTAACAAAGAGATTATTTAACTTTCTAGAAGATTGCACCTACCACAAGCTCTGTTATGAGTTCATCTGTCAGCATTACCTCAATCTCTCTACCTATGATTTCAATGTCATCTTCTAAACTCAGCCACTGCAACTCCTTCTCCTCCACATCATATTTGCTTGGTTTCTCGTCTTTTCTTGTGACCAAATCTCGCAGAGTCTCTTGTATCTTGTTTGCATCCCATTTCGGGCATACCTTTGTGGATTTAACCCAAGGGTGTGGATCCGACAACTGCTTTAACATATGTAGTACTTCTCTGCTGATCTGGTCAAAAAGAAGCTTTCTTTCTAACCGGGTTGAGGTTTTCACGCTGGAGTACTTCTTCTCGAGATCCTCAAACAAGGATGGCTCTACAGGTGTTGTTGCCATGACAATGTTGTGGTCTGAGTCACTGAAACTGGAGTTGGCTAGGAGATCAACTAAGTATGATGACTTccagtcttcttctctgagCTCCTTGGTAATCATAGCCTCATCAGTTATTGTGGATGACTCCTCTTGATCAGTGTCTTCATCACTCGAAACGAGCATGCCACCTTCTTTGTAAGTAGCTGACTCTAGTTTGAGGAGCTGAAGTTGCATTCTGAGTCCTGGAACGTAGAGATAACAGTTAACACCTCAAAACATTTATAGTTACCCCGTGGATCTACCCGAATCAATTTTTGtgatacaaaaatattttaatgcaTGAAAGAATTACTGAACTAGCAAGCACTGATTGACTACCTCGGAGATCCGCGCTAACACTCTCAAAGCATTCCGAACCTGATGATACATCATCGTCGAACGAAGCTTCTAGAACTGAAACCGGACTTGGTTGATCTCCTTCCTTTGAGCTTTCACGAGGCTGTGGTGGATCAGGAACCGAAGAATGATTCACATCCTCAGTTGTCCTCCTTGAGATATCCTAGAACATCAGTAAACAATAAGATATATGTGATTATAACAACCTGTATATTCAAAACTCATGCTCACTTACAGGGTCAGTTACCGAGGTGACAGTTGACAAATCTAGAGCCTCAGAAGACATTGCTGTCTTGATATCATCAGAAGCTGAACTATCTTCAGTGTCTGAATTTGCATCTCCTGAGAAACTGCTACGTGCTTTAAAAGGAGATGCTGACTTGCTTGGAATCCCGTCGTTCATATAAACAAACTTGCTTAAACTTGGGGTGATGCTGACCTCTGGCGAACTATTGTATGATGAATGAGATTTGTTACTGCCAGGTCTAGATTTGCTTGACAAGAAAGACTCTCCGTGATGAGAAGAATCCCCCTGCACTAATGCATCTCGATTGATCAACCCCTTAGGCAACACTATGGTGTAACCACCAGCGCTCTCCTGGTTCATGATGGTTCTggattttgaaaaacttcttGAGCAGGATCCTTTCCAACCATCCCTACTGCTGATTCCAACTGGTTCTGGCAGTTCAGGCCACTGAATGTTGTTCTCAAATCTTTTACTAATCCCATCTTCGAAACTGAGTCCGTTAAAACTTGCTGGCCTTGCCTCCCTATCTGAAGTGGCAAGCATTTCAGCTAATGTCCCACTTCTACTAATTTCTATCTCGTGCTCAAACTTGTGTGTCAGCTTCCATCTCTCTGACAGTCTCCTCTTAGCTTCCCTACTCACAGATGATGTTGTTGACTTGGAAGGCAAAGATCGATGGTAGTTCCTACGGTTGAAGGCGGTTCTTGTTCCTGAAGTTACTGGCACTAGCTCTGATTCACTTGCGGAGTCACTCCCTGATGAGCTTTCATCCCCTGCATATCCTCTAAATCCTGAAGTCTCAAAACTCATGGCACGACCATTGCCACAGCTCACCTTCCTTTGCCTAGACATTATTTTGGCCATTTCTCCACAATCTCTTGAATTCTGTCTTGACAGGCG from Arabidopsis thaliana chromosome 3, partial sequence includes these protein-coding regions:
- the TRM19 gene encoding afadin (unknown protein; LOCATED IN: plasma membrane; EXPRESSED IN: 24 plant structures; EXPRESSED DURING: 14 growth stages; CONTAINS InterPro DOMAIN/s: Protein of unknown function DUF3741 (InterPro:IPR022212); BEST Arabidopsis thaliana protein match is: Protein of unknown function (DUF3741) (TAIR:AT4G28760.2); Has 1710 Blast hits to 868 proteins in 206 species: Archae - 2; Bacteria - 409; Metazoa - 304; Fungi - 204; Plants - 304; Viruses - 2; Other Eukaryotes - 485 (source: NCBI BLink).), which codes for MNRFRLSDLSSRDRLASTLPTSHQGKKQKSQKLKSPRSSSPEFNSCHCEALSENKQDFPTGVPMKSLLAQEMSKQKESKKRSPSIIARLMGLDVLPSQSSSHKQQKSMENQQGRSGGGTSYKSLGKRSKGEQKFKDVFEVLDAKMAESNRNLYHQGRVNANLTQAEMAFIRQKFMEAKRLSTDDKLRHSKEFNDALEALDSNKDLLLKFLQHPDSLFTKHLHDLQSTPHKPQYSQAPSLKSPNSQRHVDSLKTQKVDRDLLRKSHRSPHRNGGGGSGCPSRSHTRHASYDTIDLPNEELRKRSELQPTKIVVLKPNLGEPRYAARTFASPSSSSDEFRADRRLPCTTTHGRQKSNEDVRLSRQNSRDCGEMAKIMSRQRKVSCGNGRAMSFETSGFRGYAGDESSSGSDSASESELVPVTSGTRTAFNRRNYHRSLPSKSTTSSVSREAKRRLSERWKLTHKFEHEIEISRSGTLAEMLATSDREARPASFNGLSFEDGISKRFENNIQWPELPEPVGISSRDGWKGSCSRSFSKSRTIMNQESAGGYTIVLPKGLINRDALVQGDSSHHGESFLSSKSRPGSNKSHSSYNSSPEVSITPSLSKFVYMNDGIPSKSASPFKARSSFSGDANSDTEDSSASDDIKTAMSSEALDLSTVTSVTDPDISRRTTEDVNHSSVPDPPQPRESSKEGDQPSPVSVLEASFDDDVSSGSECFESVSADLRGLRMQLQLLKLESATYKEGGMLVSSDEDTDQEESSTITDEAMITKELREEDWKSSYLVDLLANSSFSDSDHNIVMATTPVEPSLFEDLEKKYSSVKTSTRLERKLLFDQISREVLHMLKQLSDPHPWVKSTKVCPKWDANKIQETLRDLVTRKDEKPSKYDVEEKELQWLSLEDDIEIIGREIEVMLTDELITELVVGAIF
- the TRM19 gene encoding afadin produces the protein MLYCVFYLLLPPLIVLQFTLFVSQVSIFFIKVSSVVVKLIALLSIENPKKSFIFSGKKQKSQKLKSPRSSSPEFNSCHCEALSENKQDFPTGVPMKSLLAQEMSKQKESKKRSPSIIARLMGLDVLPSQSSSHKQQKSMENQQGRSGGGTSYKSLGKRSKGEQKFKDVFEVLDAKMAESNRNLYHQGRVNANLTQAEMAFIRQKFMEAKRLSTDDKLRHSKEFNDALEALDSNKDLLLKFLQHPDSLFTKHLHDLQSTPHKPQYSQAPSLKSPNSQRHVDSLKTQKVDRDLLRKSHRSPHRNGGGGSGCPSRSHTRHASYDTIDLPNEELRKRSELQPTKIVVLKPNLGEPRYAARTFASPSSSSDEFRADRRLPCTTTHGRQKSNEDVRLSRQNSRDCGEMAKIMSRQRKVSCGNGRAMSFETSGFRGYAGDESSSGSDSASESELVPVTSGTRTAFNRRNYHRSLPSKSTTSSVSREAKRRLSERWKLTHKFEHEIEISRSGTLAEMLATSDREARPASFNGLSFEDGISKRFENNIQWPELPEPVGISSRDGWKGSCSRSFSKSRTIMNQESAGGYTIVLPKGLINRDALVQGDSSHHGESFLSSKSRPGSNKSHSSYNSSPEVSITPSLSKFVYMNDGIPSKSASPFKARSSFSGDANSDTEDSSASDDIKTAMSSEALDLSTVTSVTDPDISRRTTEDVNHSSVPDPPQPRESSKEGDQPSPVSVLEASFDDDVSSGSECFESVSADLRGLRMQLQLLKLESATYKEGGMLVSSDEDTDQEESSTITDEAMITKELREEDWKSSYLVDLLANSSFSDSDHNIVMATTPVEPSLFEDLEKKYSSVKTSTRLERKLLFDQISREVLHMLKQLSDPHPWVKSTKVCPKWDANKIQETLRDLVTRKDEKPSKYDVEEKELQWLSLEDDIEIIGREIEVMLTDELITELVVGAIF